Proteins from one Salvelinus sp. IW2-2015 linkage group LG9, ASM291031v2, whole genome shotgun sequence genomic window:
- the LOC111968896 gene encoding collectin-11 isoform X3, translating to MKSXEKTTSVQXPVNSQGZFGKILXLKLXXALGSGKQHKRMRAEELMPCVLITLLGLTLMESAHGQHMSDEPCSVQILVPGLKGEPGEKGEKGAPGRPGRVGPLGEIGHTGVKGHKGIMGRYGKMGPCGIKGLKGDMGDPGPMGLNGDPGVPCECTPLRKMIGEMDILVAQLSNEMKFIKTALPSPAAVAGIKETDSKVYLLVKEEKRYTDAEVYCQGRGGHLAMPKDEGANAAIAGYITEAGLSRVYIGINDIDREGHFTYVDRSPMSTFSKWREGEPNNAYRDEDCAEMMAAGDWTDVACHPTMYFVCEFDKDSV from the exons ATGAAATCCKTTGAAAAGACCACCAGTGTGCAAGYCCCTGTTAACTCACAAGGASAATTTGGGAAAATCCTCWAACTGAAGCTACWWKCTGCTTTGGGATCTGGAAAACAACACAAAAG gatgagagcagaggagctgATGCCTTGTGTTCTTATCACTCTGCTGGGGCTGACCCTGATGGAGTCAGCTCATGGACAGCACATGTCAGACGAACCCTGCTCCGTCCAGATCCTCGTCCCAGGACTCAaag GAGAGccaggagaaaagggagagaaaggggcaCCTGGGAGACCAGGAAGAGTGGGTCCACTAGGGGAGATAG GACATACTGGAGTTAAAGGACATAAGGGTATTATGGGACGTTATGGGAAAATGGGCCCCTGTGGAATCAAAG GTTTAAAAGGAGATATGGGGGATCCTGGGCCAATGGGCCTGAATGGTGATCCAG GTGTTCCATGTGAATGCACACCCCTGAGGAAGATGATTGGTGAGATGGACATCCTAGTGGCCCAGTTATCCAATgagatgaagttcatcaaaactG cactgccctcccctgcAGCTGTCGCTGGCATCAAAGAGACCGACAGTAAGGTCTATCTACTGGTCAAGGAGGAGAAACGCTACACAGATGCAGAGGTCTATTGTCAGGGAAGAGGTGGACACCTGGCCATGCCCAAGGACGAGGGGGCCAACGCAGCCATCGCTGGGTACATCACTGAGGCGGGCCTGAGCCGGGTGTACATTGGCATCAACGACATAGACCGTGAGGGCCATTTCACCTACGTGGATCGCTCCCCCATGAGCACCTTCAGCAAGTGGAGGGAAGGAGAACCCAACAATGCCTACAGGGACGAGGACTGTGCTGAGATGATGGCGGCGGGGGACTGGACAGATGTGGCCTGCCATCCCACCATGTACTTTGTGTGTGAGTTTGACAAGGACAGTGTCTGA
- the LOC111968896 gene encoding collectin-11 isoform X2, producing MKSXEKTTSVQXPVNSQGZFGKILXLKLXXALGSGKQHKSPSTCPCCRMRAEELMPCVLITLLGLTLMESAHGQHMSDEPCSVQILVPGLKGEPGEKGEKGAPGRPGRVGPLGEIGHTGVKGHKGIMGRYGKMGPCGIKGLKGDMGDPGPMGLNGDPGVPCECTPLRKMIGEMDILVAQLSNEMKFIKTAVAGIKETDSKVYLLVKEEKRYTDAEVYCQGRGGHLAMPKDEGANAAIAGYITEAGLSRVYIGINDIDREGHFTYVDRSPMSTFSKWREGEPNNAYRDEDCAEMMAAGDWTDVACHPTMYFVCEFDKDSV from the exons ATGAAATCCKTTGAAAAGACCACCAGTGTGCAAGYCCCTGTTAACTCACAAGGASAATTTGGGAAAATCCTCWAACTGAAGCTACWWKCTGCTTTGGGATCTGGAAAACAACACAAAAG TCCATCAACCTGTCCATGTTgcaggatgagagcagaggagctgATGCCTTGTGTTCTTATCACTCTGCTGGGGCTGACCCTGATGGAGTCAGCTCATGGACAGCACATGTCAGACGAACCCTGCTCCGTCCAGATCCTCGTCCCAGGACTCAaag GAGAGccaggagaaaagggagagaaaggggcaCCTGGGAGACCAGGAAGAGTGGGTCCACTAGGGGAGATAG GACATACTGGAGTTAAAGGACATAAGGGTATTATGGGACGTTATGGGAAAATGGGCCCCTGTGGAATCAAAG GTTTAAAAGGAGATATGGGGGATCCTGGGCCAATGGGCCTGAATGGTGATCCAG GTGTTCCATGTGAATGCACACCCCTGAGGAAGATGATTGGTGAGATGGACATCCTAGTGGCCCAGTTATCCAATgagatgaagttcatcaaaactG CTGTCGCTGGCATCAAAGAGACCGACAGTAAGGTCTATCTACTGGTCAAGGAGGAGAAACGCTACACAGATGCAGAGGTCTATTGTCAGGGAAGAGGTGGACACCTGGCCATGCCCAAGGACGAGGGGGCCAACGCAGCCATCGCTGGGTACATCACTGAGGCGGGCCTGAGCCGGGTGTACATTGGCATCAACGACATAGACCGTGAGGGCCATTTCACCTACGTGGATCGCTCCCCCATGAGCACCTTCAGCAAGTGGAGGGAAGGAGAACCCAACAATGCCTACAGGGACGAGGACTGTGCTGAGATGATGGCGGCGGGGGACTGGACAGATGTGGCCTGCCATCCCACCATGTACTTTGTGTGTGAGTTTGACAAGGACAGTGTCTGA
- the LOC111968896 gene encoding collectin-11 isoform X4 yields MKSXEKTTSVQXPVNSQGZFGKILXLKLXXALGSGKQHKRMRAEELMPCVLITLLGLTLMESAHGQHMSDEPCSVQILVPGLKGEPGEKGEKGAPGRPGRVGPLGEIGHTGVKGHKGIMGRYGKMGPCGIKGLKGDMGDPGPMGLNGDPGVPCECTPLRKMIGEMDILVAQLSNEMKFIKTAVAGIKETDSKVYLLVKEEKRYTDAEVYCQGRGGHLAMPKDEGANAAIAGYITEAGLSRVYIGINDIDREGHFTYVDRSPMSTFSKWREGEPNNAYRDEDCAEMMAAGDWTDVACHPTMYFVCEFDKDSV; encoded by the exons ATGAAATCCKTTGAAAAGACCACCAGTGTGCAAGYCCCTGTTAACTCACAAGGASAATTTGGGAAAATCCTCWAACTGAAGCTACWWKCTGCTTTGGGATCTGGAAAACAACACAAAAG gatgagagcagaggagctgATGCCTTGTGTTCTTATCACTCTGCTGGGGCTGACCCTGATGGAGTCAGCTCATGGACAGCACATGTCAGACGAACCCTGCTCCGTCCAGATCCTCGTCCCAGGACTCAaag GAGAGccaggagaaaagggagagaaaggggcaCCTGGGAGACCAGGAAGAGTGGGTCCACTAGGGGAGATAG GACATACTGGAGTTAAAGGACATAAGGGTATTATGGGACGTTATGGGAAAATGGGCCCCTGTGGAATCAAAG GTTTAAAAGGAGATATGGGGGATCCTGGGCCAATGGGCCTGAATGGTGATCCAG GTGTTCCATGTGAATGCACACCCCTGAGGAAGATGATTGGTGAGATGGACATCCTAGTGGCCCAGTTATCCAATgagatgaagttcatcaaaactG CTGTCGCTGGCATCAAAGAGACCGACAGTAAGGTCTATCTACTGGTCAAGGAGGAGAAACGCTACACAGATGCAGAGGTCTATTGTCAGGGAAGAGGTGGACACCTGGCCATGCCCAAGGACGAGGGGGCCAACGCAGCCATCGCTGGGTACATCACTGAGGCGGGCCTGAGCCGGGTGTACATTGGCATCAACGACATAGACCGTGAGGGCCATTTCACCTACGTGGATCGCTCCCCCATGAGCACCTTCAGCAAGTGGAGGGAAGGAGAACCCAACAATGCCTACAGGGACGAGGACTGTGCTGAGATGATGGCGGCGGGGGACTGGACAGATGTGGCCTGCCATCCCACCATGTACTTTGTGTGTGAGTTTGACAAGGACAGTGTCTGA
- the LOC111968896 gene encoding collectin-11 isoform X1, which yields MKSXEKTTSVQXPVNSQGZFGKILXLKLXXALGSGKQHKSPSTCPCCRMRAEELMPCVLITLLGLTLMESAHGQHMSDEPCSVQILVPGLKGEPGEKGEKGAPGRPGRVGPLGEIGHTGVKGHKGIMGRYGKMGPCGIKGLKGDMGDPGPMGLNGDPGVPCECTPLRKMIGEMDILVAQLSNEMKFIKTALPSPAAVAGIKETDSKVYLLVKEEKRYTDAEVYCQGRGGHLAMPKDEGANAAIAGYITEAGLSRVYIGINDIDREGHFTYVDRSPMSTFSKWREGEPNNAYRDEDCAEMMAAGDWTDVACHPTMYFVCEFDKDSV from the exons ATGAAATCCKTTGAAAAGACCACCAGTGTGCAAGYCCCTGTTAACTCACAAGGASAATTTGGGAAAATCCTCWAACTGAAGCTACWWKCTGCTTTGGGATCTGGAAAACAACACAAAAG TCCATCAACCTGTCCATGTTgcaggatgagagcagaggagctgATGCCTTGTGTTCTTATCACTCTGCTGGGGCTGACCCTGATGGAGTCAGCTCATGGACAGCACATGTCAGACGAACCCTGCTCCGTCCAGATCCTCGTCCCAGGACTCAaag GAGAGccaggagaaaagggagagaaaggggcaCCTGGGAGACCAGGAAGAGTGGGTCCACTAGGGGAGATAG GACATACTGGAGTTAAAGGACATAAGGGTATTATGGGACGTTATGGGAAAATGGGCCCCTGTGGAATCAAAG GTTTAAAAGGAGATATGGGGGATCCTGGGCCAATGGGCCTGAATGGTGATCCAG GTGTTCCATGTGAATGCACACCCCTGAGGAAGATGATTGGTGAGATGGACATCCTAGTGGCCCAGTTATCCAATgagatgaagttcatcaaaactG cactgccctcccctgcAGCTGTCGCTGGCATCAAAGAGACCGACAGTAAGGTCTATCTACTGGTCAAGGAGGAGAAACGCTACACAGATGCAGAGGTCTATTGTCAGGGAAGAGGTGGACACCTGGCCATGCCCAAGGACGAGGGGGCCAACGCAGCCATCGCTGGGTACATCACTGAGGCGGGCCTGAGCCGGGTGTACATTGGCATCAACGACATAGACCGTGAGGGCCATTTCACCTACGTGGATCGCTCCCCCATGAGCACCTTCAGCAAGTGGAGGGAAGGAGAACCCAACAATGCCTACAGGGACGAGGACTGTGCTGAGATGATGGCGGCGGGGGACTGGACAGATGTGGCCTGCCATCCCACCATGTACTTTGTGTGTGAGTTTGACAAGGACAGTGTCTGA